The Alkalihalobacillus sp. TS-13 genomic interval TGTAATACTCCCTCAAATGCAAAGCGAAAACTTCTCGCAACCTCTTTAATCATGATCGTCTCAATCCATAAGAATTGAGTATGGCGTCTTGTCTTCCTAACATTTTCTTTTCATCTTCATCGTCCATATGATCATACCCTAATAAATGCAGGAACCCATGGACTGCCAGAAAACCAACCTCACGCATGAAGGAATGACCATATCCTTCAGCTTGTTCACTCGCTTTTTCAATTGAAATGATGATATCTCCAAGCAAGATCGGATGATCGTCCTCAAGAATCTTCACTTCACCCTCAACTTCATCCTCTAGGGCAAAGGAAATGACATCAGTTGGTCTGTCGATCCCTCTATATTCAGAATTGATCTCTTGGATACGTACATTCGTCACAAACGTCACAGAGAGTTCTGTTCCTTGTTTGACCAATTCTTCTTTAGCAGCATGCTGAAGCAGACTTTCTACTTCACTTATCAAGGATTCATCCAATTGTTCGGTTTCATCATATAAATCTATGGATAACATTATGCTTGGCTCACTTTCTTTTTATGAATTTCCTCAGGGTATTCAATACGGGAATGGAACATGCCATTCAACGTTTCGCAAATGCTGATCGTAACGGTTTCGAGTTCCTTCAATGTAATCGAACATTCGTTGAATTGTCCATCCTCCAAACGTTCAGCAACGATTTTCCGTACTAATGATTCTATCTTAGTCGGTGTAGGCTTTGCAATAGAACGGACAGCAGCCTCTACTGAATCTGAGATCGAGACGATTGCAATTTCTTTTGTTTGCGGTTTCGGCCCTGGGTAACGAAAATCGGATTCTGTGACCTGTTTATCAGATTGCTGCATCGCTTTATGGTAAAAATATTTCAATAATGTGGTTCCATGATGCTGCTCTGCGATATCAATAATCTCAGTCGGGAGATTATATTCCCTCAGCATTTCAGCTCCATCGTACGGATGCGCGATGATGATCGTTTTACTGAGCTGTGGTGATATCTTATCGTGTGGATTTTCAATATTCATCTGGTTCTCAATGAAGAAGTGAGGGCGCTTCGTCTTTCCAAGATCATGGTAGTAAGAGCCCACTCTTGCCAGAAGACCATTTGCACCGATCGCTTCGCATGCAGCCTCAGACAAATTAGCGACAACGACACTATGATGATACGTTCCTGGTGTTTCCATGAGCAATTTCCTAAGTAACGGATGGTTCGGATTTGAAAGTTCAATCAGCTTCATGGAAGTCAAAATACCGAAACCTGCTTCAAAGAATGGTAAAAGCCCAAGTGTCAATACAGCGGATATGAACCCCGAGAAAAGTGCATAACCAACCTGCCAGGAGATATCGGTCAGTCCAAATTGACCATTCGTCAATGCCAAAATGAGCAACACAACAATCGAATTGATGACTGACACAAAGAATCCGGCTTTCAGAATTTTAGATTTGACGTTTCTCTTTCCAAGGAAAAGGATACCTGAAAGTGAGCTGATAAGGACATAGGTTCCTATCGTGAAATTGAATGGACTTGCTGTATTCTCGTTAAAAATTAAGCTTCCACAAATCGCGAAAACGATACTTGAAATGATCGCACTCTGTTCATCGATCAACATTTTGATCATCATCGTTCCAAAAGCGACTGGTACGATGAATGCCACACTAGGATAATAGATACTGAGCAAGCTGGTAATTTTCATCAATATAAGTGTGATCGAAAACAATAACACGTAAATGATCAATTTGATGTTTTCTTTTTTCTTTTCACCGATCAGATCACGGAGGTAATAGATCAAGAAGGCGGTCAATAAGAGGACCAATAATCCAAGGCCGATATATGGATAAGGAGAAAAGTCCTCTTTCAATAAGCCGACAATCTCCAGTTTATAGAGGGCATCACTGGTAATACGGCTTCCTTTTTCAACTATGATCTCTCCTTCGCGGATGAAGACTGGCTCTACATTCGCTATCGCCTCTTCACGTAATCTCTTCGTCTCTTCTGCATCAAACGTATAAGTAGATGTAATCGCACTTGCTGTTATCTCGCTTAAGGCTGGTTTAACACTGTCAGATATGAATGCATTCCCGATGAAAGGTTCGACTTCCTTCTTCTTTTCACTAATCTGCTCAACGGTAATTTTATCCTTCATGATCGTTTTTATCGTTGAGATCGCAACATCTTTAGCCATTGAGACATCAGCTTTAGAAGCATTCAGAAAAGTGATCAATGAATCATCTTTAATGTCTTTAGAAATGAATTCTGGAAGGCTGTTACGAATTAAATTGATGTTTTGTTTGGTTGAAGTGATTGTGTCAGCATCTGTTTCAGGTGTATCTTCGTCTTTTTTAGGATCTGAATTATCGTTTTCTTTGGAATTTTCAGCTTGAATCTCCTGGATCTGAGTGAACAATTTTTCAATATATACGACTTGGTCAAGGACTACATTTTCCTTCTCCACATATTCATCTGGAACAGAGGCAGCTGCTTCCGCTTCTTTAGCATTCGTTTCCCTTTGGTTTTGGATACGGTACGGGGATTGAATATCATCTTCAGCAATCGAATTCAAACTGACATCCAGCTTTTCAGGAATTACGTTGCTTATCATCGTAACCACCATCACAAAAGCTAGCGTCAGATAAAGAAGGAATCGGCTTATTTTACTGTTTTCAATTTGATTCCATTTCGTTTTCAGTTCATTGATTACTTTGGGAGACATTCAATCCCACTCCTTCTATGGTGACGCCCTGGTTTGTAAGATAAAGATCGGTTATGTATTTCCCTGAAATGAATCTCCTGTTAATGTCACCATTAAAATTTATAATGTCTTTATTAAACGACGTTCACCACAAGACCACAGATTTTAATTCCACCCTTTTTGCAGTTTTGCGCCGAGTAACCGCAGGCGCAGGACGTGGTGGAATTTAGTCGAAGATCCTTATTATAGTCGATGATCCTTTTATAACGAGCGGGGTCCCGCCTGGATCGCTATTCCCGCAGGAGTCTCGTATATTTCCACTGCTTCCAGGTTTTCATCGATCTCTATATCAAATGATAACCGTTCATTAGCAACACACTAAAAAGAAAAATTCTCTCCTATTATCATTTTATCACGTATTTCGACCCGTAGGGACAAGGGTTAAGAAAATTTTGTAAAAGAAGGCATACTTCTAATACCTCTTATGAACGTAAAAAGTTTCAAAAATAACTTCAATTTTAGAGGAACGAATTCAAAGCCTTAGCAGTTCGCTCACGGAAAGGGAGCGAATTTAGTAAAAACTATCATTCATTTTTCAAAGTCATTTTACAAAGCCAAATAGAAAAAAGACCATCCCACACTTCCAGTCAGTTTGCTCGATTTTAACAATGAGAAGTTCTGACTTGAAGCGGGATTGGTCTTAATCATTATCTTCGACTTCATAAGCATTTATGATTTTTTGAACAAGAGGATGGCGTACTACATCGGATTGTTGCATATGCATAATCTTGATTCCTTGAATGTCTTTGAAAACTTTCTGTGCTTTACGAAGACCTGATTCTTTTCCACGTGGCAAATCGATTTGGGTAATGTCACCGGTAATGATCATTTTGGATCCGAAACCAAGTCTCGTCAGAAACATTTTCATTTGTTCTGGAGTGGTGTTCTGGGCTTCATCAAGTATGACGAATGCCTCATCCAACGTACGCCCTCTCATGTATGCCAGAGGTGCGATTTCAATCGTCCCACGCTCAATAAGTCTTTCCGTATGTTCCACTCCGAAAAGATCATGTAGGGCATCATATAAAGGTCTGAGGTATGGATCCACTTTTTCCTTCAGATCACCTGGCAGGAATCCAAGACTTTCTCCTGCTTCCACTGCAGGACGAGTCAGGATGATCCTTTTAACCTTACCTTCTTTCAGAGCTTTAACCGCCATGACGACAGCTAAAAATGTCTTTCCAGTACCTGCTGGACCGATTCCAAAGACGAGATCATTCTTTTTGATCGCATTGATGTAATGGCGTTGACCGAGTGTTTTTGAACGAATCGGTCTACCTTTTATATTTGTCGTGATTTCTTCTTCGAATAATTGATCAAGTTCTTCTAGTATGCCTTCATTCGATAGCTGTACGGCATAGATGACATCACGGTCGGTGATATTGACACCTTTACGGATCAACGAGAGAAGGGCGTTAAGGACATCTTCAACCAGTTGGGCAGTTTCCTCCTCGCCAGTGACAGCTACTCCACCGCCGCGGGTGACGATTTCTACGTCCAACGTCTGTTCAAGTGTTTTCAGGTGTGAATCATTAGGACCGAATAGGGCAATGCCTTCCGAAGGATTGTCTATTTGTAAACTCTTTATATTCAAGTGTTCTGACAATATGGCTCAATCTCCTCCAATTATTGGTTGTTCACTTACAATATTTTCGATGACTTTATAGTACATCGATACTTTTACTTTACCATTGTCGATAGTATGGTGCAAAATTTTTCCGCTTTTTATTTTTGCTTCATCATCCAGCTTGCTTTTCAGATCTTCACCAGCCATTTCTTGTGCTTTTTCAATGGCTTCCTTCTCCGTATATTTACGAACGACACGTTCTGATTCCTGTACATCTTTTCTTAGATAAGAGATTGGTAATTCCCACATGAACATCCGGAACGATTTTTCTTCCTCCAATACTTCATAATGATCATAGGTAACATCACTGAATCCCCATATCGGAATATTTTTACCAAATACGCTCAAGTAATGTTTGTGTATATTGTTTCCTGTGTAGGTTTCGAAGCTCGACTCCAGCGGCAGCGTCACATCACCTCGATACCAAACCTCACCGAACACTTTGCCTTTGGCAGCAACGGTGCGTGTGTTTTTATCTTTTCCAATATACCCTGAAACTAATAATTCTCCCTTTTGGACCAATTGATTTCTTTCCACTTTCGGTTGACCTTGCTCGATGAACATATCTGTAATGAATGCTTTCTTTTTAGCGACAAGGTTTTGAGGTCCAGTCACTTCCACCTTTTCAGGCAATTCTTTTTGCACGACTTTAAACTTGAAGGTAGTCCCGTCCAGCGTGACTCCAACCCACGTGACCTCGTCCATTTTTTCGGTAACAAAATATTGGACTTCACGTGGGTCCGGTAATCGGAATAAAAGTTTTCCTTTCTTGATTCCTAGCTCATCAACTACTTTTCGGAGGTGGTGTTCAGTTTGGGGATCGGCTCCGCTCACTTCAATTTTCCAAACCATGTTGGATAACAGGAAGACAATAACGAAAAAGGAAAGCAGTCCTAAAATGAACCCGCCTCTAGATATCATCCTTTTTACGATGAATGGTGCTCCCTGTTTTCGAACGACTGTGAATTTGCATCCGGATTCCCTTAGCGCTTTCCTTATGTGAAGAGCATCGTCGGTGAACATATGAAGCTCTAGCTGTGATTCATTCCGCCGTCTTATATCCCAAAGGTGGATATTATGATTCAAACAATAATTGAGGAAGGTTTCTGCATGTTCTCCTTCAATTTTTACGATAACAGTTCCTTTGAGGTACTTTGTCCAAAATTTTTTCATGGATCCTCCCCCTATAGGTTTTAAGAAATGTTTATGTAACGCACATCAAGAATTTTACCCTCTACTAAAATTTCCTCAGGGAGGATCGTTTTTAAGACAAAATCCTCACCTGTAATCAAGACCTCTCCTTGTTGAAGGTTAAGCCGGAGTTCTTCATTAGTGAATTTCTTAACTCCCCTATGGTTTTCAATATATATGTGCAAATGTCCGATCATCGTGATCCTGGGCAGGTCCATGACGACATCAGCTGGTAATTCCAAAGAACGGGTCATCCACTTTTTCACTTTCTGTTTCAAACGCGCCATAAACGAACCCCCTCTCATCTCATTTTTATGAATGAAAAGCAATAACTATCACCGTTATCCATACTTTCACCATTATATTTTTCATATTTGAATTCATGCGGGAAAGATTACGCCCGATTCGGTCTGGGGAAAACGTCCAAGCCAGCATAAGGAAATCTTCTAAGATTCCTCACCGCAGATACGAAAATGATTTCATTTATTTTGACATCATGTGCAAATGAAAAGAATAATTGATCACCGGGGAGGAAGGGAATTGGGTGAAAGTTAGGAATAAAAGAGCGCACAAAAAAAACCATGTACACTAAATTGCGCACATGGTTTTATCTTTTTTATCGTTGTCTTAAACGAGCTGTTACAGGATGCGGTTTTCTGGAACGAGGCGGACCAAGCACCTCTGCCCAAATGACACCCTGAGCAACATTGTCCGGGTTGGGCAGAACTTGACTTTTTGAAAGTTTCGGCTTAGGCTTCGGTTTTGGTTGAAGCAGTCTCGATTCTCTTGGCATATACTCACGAGTGTTATGCTCATGAACTGTCTTCTCTAATTCTTCCCGCTTTGTATGATATAACTCTTGTAAATCTGTTGAAATCTTTTCACCGCGTTCCTTCCATTGCCGTCCTGAACGGGTCTTTTCCTCAACACGAGCAGGTCTTGATTCAACTGGACGCGGTTGTTGTTGATTTTGTTGTGGTCTACGTTTAGGTTGCTGATGTTCATTTTGTTTTTCGATCTGACGCTTGAAGAAGCTGAGAATCCCGCCAATGACCAAAATCACGAAGAAGATGTTTTGCATCAGCAGTTCAAAGATCGCTTCTAGCACTAGTAAGTGCCTCCTCCTGGATTGTCGTCTTCATCCTTAGGGTCAGTCGCTTTACCGATCGATCCTCTCATATCAGTATCCGCTTTTACGTTATTATAATTCATGTAATCCATGACCCCAATATTCCCTGAACGTAATGCTTCTGCCATAGCCATCGGAACTTCGGCTTCAGCTTCCACAACTTTCGCACGCATTTCCTCAACACGGGCTTTCATTTCTTGTTCTTGTGCTACTGCCATTGCACGGCGTTCTTCCGCTTTCGCTTGAGCGATATTCTTATCCGCTTCAGCTTGCTCGGTTTGTAATTCTGCCCCGATGTTTTTACCGATATCAACGTCGGCAATATCAATCGACAAGATTTCGAACGCAGTACCAGCATCAAGACCTTTTGTAAGTACTGTTTGAGAAATCAAATCTGGATTTTCAAGGACTTTTTTATGATTATCCGATGAACCGATCGTTGATACGATCCCTTCACCTACACGCGCTATGACAGTATCTTCACCTGCACCACCGACGAGACGCTCGATATTTGCGCGCACTGTGATTCTAGCTTTCGCTTTCACTTCGATACCATCCATCGCCACACCAGCGATAAAAGGTGTCTCGATTACTTTTGGATTGACACTCATTTGAACAGCTTCTAATACGTCACGTCCCGCAAGATCGATCGCTGCACAACGTTCGAAGCTCAATTCAATGTTCGCTCTGTGAGCCGCGATCAGTGCATTTACGACCCGGTCTACATTACCACCTGCTAAGTAGTGACTCTCCAACTGGTTCGTACTGAGTTCAAGGCCAGCTTTTACCGCCTTGATCAACGGATTAATGACGCGGGATGGAATGACACGTCTCAAGCGCATTCCGATCAGTGTGAAAATACTTACTCTTACGCCTGCAGCAAGTGCGGAAATCCACAGGGCTACAGGTACGAACGTGAATAATACGGCCAGGGCGATAATGACTGCCCCTATTAAAATGACCATGGTTAAAATGTTAGGATCCATTTAATTAGTTACCCCCTTGATTTTCTACTACTATTATTTCTCTAACGATGATCCGAGAACCTTCCGTTTTAATGATTTTTATTGGACGATTTATTCCAATGTAACTACCTTCGGTGACGACATCATATCGATCGTCTCCGATGATTGCTGTACCTGATGGTCGTAAAGGAGTCATCGTTGTTCCAGTCATACCGATCAACTCACTCTTCGTAACATTCGAAATGTATCCTTTGTCATTGGAAGTGGAGTCAAAGAGTATGATTTTCTTTAATGGCCCATTATATCCAAAATATCTTAAGAAAAGGATTGATACAATGATTGTTGCGACTAAAGCGATCAAGATTGACAGCAAGATATTTCCGAGAGATCCCCCGGCAAGCACAATACCCACTAACACAGCGATAATTCCGCCAATCCCGAGGATCCCACCTGGCACGAACACCTCAGCTATAATCAATCCAATCCCCAATACAAACAAGATGAGAGATTCCCAACCTGCAAGTCCAGCGATCATATGGCCAAAGAAGAATAAAAGTAAGGCACCTAGTCCGAATGCACCCGGAATACCAAACCCTGGTGAATAAAGTTCAAGCACCAGTCCAATACTCCCGATCGATAGCAAGATTGGAACTACAACGGGATGTGTCACATAACGGGCGATCGTTTCAGCGAAAGATACTTCAATCTCCTTGATTTCAGCATCAGGTACTTTAAGATAGCCCAAGAGTTCATTGCGATTATTGACAATCGCTTCTGCATAACCAACTTCTTTCGCTTGTGTCGCATTGAGCGTCAGGAATTCATCCTTAGATACGCCCAATTCCTCAATTTCAACATCAGGATCTGCCATCGCTCTAGCATATTTCGGGTCACGATCGTTCAACTCTGCAGAAGCTTCCATTGTAGCGATCCATGCTGATTCAGCTTTTTTTCCTGCTGCATTACCCTGGGAATCGATGACTCCAGCAGCCCCAATAGTAGTCGACGGTTTCATCACGATCTGATCTGCATTCAAAGCAATGTACGCCCCTGCTGATAAAGCGTGTTTCGTGACATATGCAATGATTGGCACCTCAGACTCCCTCATGATTTTTGCAATGTTTCCAGCTGCATCGACCAATCCACCTGGTGTATCCAACTCCAAGACCAAGTAATCTGCATTGTTATCTTCAGCGGTTTTGATAGAACGTTTTATAAAAGATTCTAAACCTCTTTCAACCGCGTCCTGAACAGGAGCAACATAAACAACCGGTTTCCCATCTTCAGCTTGTGAAGGGTTTATTTGAACGAGAATCATTGGCAATAAAATCAACAACATATAGAATGAGATCTTTATATTTCTTTTAAACAATTTCATAAAATCCACCCCCTTTTACGATCTACACTTTCTACGTATAATAATACAGTTAGGTTTCACATTTTTAAAAGGAAATATTTTTGTGAGATCAAACTACGAAAATATGAGTTGAGTGTTGTCCAGATACTCCGGGGTTTTCTCCAGATAA includes:
- the floA gene encoding flotillin-like protein FloA (flotillin-like protein involved in membrane lipid rafts) — its product is MDPNILTMVILIGAVIIALAVLFTFVPVALWISALAAGVRVSIFTLIGMRLRRVIPSRVINPLIKAVKAGLELSTNQLESHYLAGGNVDRVVNALIAAHRANIELSFERCAAIDLAGRDVLEAVQMSVNPKVIETPFIAGVAMDGIEVKAKARITVRANIERLVGGAGEDTVIARVGEGIVSTIGSSDNHKKVLENPDLISQTVLTKGLDAGTAFEILSIDIADVDIGKNIGAELQTEQAEADKNIAQAKAEERRAMAVAQEQEMKARVEEMRAKVVEAEAEVPMAMAEALRSGNIGVMDYMNYNNVKADTDMRGSIGKATDPKDEDDNPGGGTY
- the yqfD gene encoding sporulation protein YqfD, which gives rise to MKKFWTKYLKGTVIVKIEGEHAETFLNYCLNHNIHLWDIRRRNESQLELHMFTDDALHIRKALRESGCKFTVVRKQGAPFIVKRMISRGGFILGLLSFFVIVFLLSNMVWKIEVSGADPQTEHHLRKVVDELGIKKGKLLFRLPDPREVQYFVTEKMDEVTWVGVTLDGTTFKFKVVQKELPEKVEVTGPQNLVAKKKAFITDMFIEQGQPKVERNQLVQKGELLVSGYIGKDKNTRTVAAKGKVFGEVWYRGDVTLPLESSFETYTGNNIHKHYLSVFGKNIPIWGFSDVTYDHYEVLEEEKSFRMFMWELPISYLRKDVQESERVVRKYTEKEAIEKAQEMAGEDLKSKLDDEAKIKSGKILHHTIDNGKVKVSMYYKVIENIVSEQPIIGGD
- a CDS encoding HD family phosphohydrolase, with protein sequence MSPKVINELKTKWNQIENSKISRFLLYLTLAFVMVVTMISNVIPEKLDVSLNSIAEDDIQSPYRIQNQRETNAKEAEAAASVPDEYVEKENVVLDQVVYIEKLFTQIQEIQAENSKENDNSDPKKDEDTPETDADTITSTKQNINLIRNSLPEFISKDIKDDSLITFLNASKADVSMAKDVAISTIKTIMKDKITVEQISEKKKEVEPFIGNAFISDSVKPALSEITASAITSTYTFDAEETKRLREEAIANVEPVFIREGEIIVEKGSRITSDALYKLEIVGLLKEDFSPYPYIGLGLLVLLLTAFLIYYLRDLIGEKKKENIKLIIYVLLFSITLILMKITSLLSIYYPSVAFIVPVAFGTMMIKMLIDEQSAIISSIVFAICGSLIFNENTASPFNFTIGTYVLISSLSGILFLGKRNVKSKILKAGFFVSVINSIVVLLILALTNGQFGLTDISWQVGYALFSGFISAVLTLGLLPFFEAGFGILTSMKLIELSNPNHPLLRKLLMETPGTYHHSVVVANLSEAACEAIGANGLLARVGSYYHDLGKTKRPHFFIENQMNIENPHDKISPQLSKTIIIAHPYDGAEMLREYNLPTEIIDIAEQHHGTTLLKYFYHKAMQQSDKQVTESDFRYPGPKPQTKEIAIVSISDSVEAAVRSIAKPTPTKIESLVRKIVAERLEDGQFNECSITLKELETVTISICETLNGMFHSRIEYPEEIHKKKVSQA
- the yqfC gene encoding sporulation protein YqfC, whose product is MARLKQKVKKWMTRSLELPADVVMDLPRITMIGHLHIYIENHRGVKKFTNEELRLNLQQGEVLITGEDFVLKTILPEEILVEGKILDVRYINIS
- the ybeY gene encoding rRNA maturation RNase YbeY encodes the protein MMLSIDLYDETEQLDESLISEVESLLQHAAKEELVKQGTELSVTFVTNVRIQEINSEYRGIDRPTDVISFALEDEVEGEVKILEDDHPILLGDIIISIEKASEQAEGYGHSFMREVGFLAVHGFLHLLGYDHMDDEDEKKMLGRQDAILNSYGLRRS
- a CDS encoding PhoH family protein; this encodes MSEHLNIKSLQIDNPSEGIALFGPNDSHLKTLEQTLDVEIVTRGGGVAVTGEEETAQLVEDVLNALLSLIRKGVNITDRDVIYAVQLSNEGILEELDQLFEEEITTNIKGRPIRSKTLGQRHYINAIKKNDLVFGIGPAGTGKTFLAVVMAVKALKEGKVKRIILTRPAVEAGESLGFLPGDLKEKVDPYLRPLYDALHDLFGVEHTERLIERGTIEIAPLAYMRGRTLDEAFVILDEAQNTTPEQMKMFLTRLGFGSKMIITGDITQIDLPRGKESGLRKAQKVFKDIQGIKIMHMQQSDVVRHPLVQKIINAYEVEDND
- a CDS encoding nodulation protein NfeD yields the protein MKLFKRNIKISFYMLLILLPMILVQINPSQAEDGKPVVYVAPVQDAVERGLESFIKRSIKTAEDNNADYLVLELDTPGGLVDAAGNIAKIMRESEVPIIAYVTKHALSAGAYIALNADQIVMKPSTTIGAAGVIDSQGNAAGKKAESAWIATMEASAELNDRDPKYARAMADPDVEIEELGVSKDEFLTLNATQAKEVGYAEAIVNNRNELLGYLKVPDAEIKEIEVSFAETIARYVTHPVVVPILLSIGSIGLVLELYSPGFGIPGAFGLGALLLFFFGHMIAGLAGWESLILFVLGIGLIIAEVFVPGGILGIGGIIAVLVGIVLAGGSLGNILLSILIALVATIIVSILFLRYFGYNGPLKKIILFDSTSNDKGYISNVTKSELIGMTGTTMTPLRPSGTAIIGDDRYDVVTEGSYIGINRPIKIIKTEGSRIIVREIIVVENQGGN